Proteins from one Mycobacterium sp. SMC-2 genomic window:
- a CDS encoding cytochrome P450: MTTVQRPAEQCPTLNFDYTETKPAGTWLNTYDELRSRFPWFRNEFGPGFWTMVNYQGILQVMQDPETFSNSVVVAYEPNPPYKWIPEMLDGDEHKQWRHQLAPLFAPGAVERLDGKIRQRTVELIDGIAERGSCDFMAEFAQRFPTTIFLEMMGLPVDELDQFMAWEHDILHAGGSDEERQQKQLEAMMAVMGRFFTLIAERREQPRDDIVSKALDYQIDGQPVTDADLLSFCLLMFMAGLDTVSVTLGWTFWHLAGHDNDRARIVADPAMIPTAVEEFLRAYAIVIPARKVMKDVEIQGCPMKAGDMVCIPLNAATRDDAAFPNASTVDITRKPNNHIGFGAGPHRCLGSHLARRELKIALEEWHKRIPDYRLAAGADLTETGGQLGIETLPLVWGR, encoded by the coding sequence GTGACAACGGTCCAGCGACCCGCCGAGCAGTGTCCGACGCTGAACTTCGATTACACCGAGACCAAGCCGGCCGGGACATGGCTGAACACCTATGACGAGTTGCGGTCACGATTTCCGTGGTTCCGCAACGAGTTCGGGCCCGGATTCTGGACCATGGTCAACTACCAGGGAATCCTGCAGGTCATGCAGGACCCGGAGACCTTCTCCAACAGCGTCGTCGTTGCCTACGAACCGAATCCGCCGTACAAGTGGATCCCGGAAATGCTCGACGGCGATGAACACAAGCAATGGCGCCACCAACTCGCGCCGTTGTTCGCGCCGGGAGCAGTCGAACGCCTCGACGGCAAGATCCGCCAGCGCACCGTCGAATTGATCGACGGGATCGCCGAGCGCGGCAGCTGCGACTTCATGGCCGAATTCGCCCAACGGTTCCCGACCACGATCTTCCTGGAAATGATGGGGTTGCCCGTCGACGAGCTCGACCAGTTCATGGCGTGGGAACACGACATCCTGCACGCCGGTGGCAGCGACGAAGAACGTCAGCAGAAGCAACTCGAAGCGATGATGGCGGTGATGGGTCGATTTTTTACTCTCATCGCCGAGCGCCGCGAGCAGCCGCGCGACGACATCGTCAGCAAGGCCCTGGACTACCAGATCGACGGCCAGCCGGTCACCGACGCCGACCTGCTGTCGTTCTGCCTGCTGATGTTCATGGCCGGGCTCGACACCGTATCGGTGACGCTAGGCTGGACGTTCTGGCACCTGGCCGGCCACGACAACGACCGCGCCAGGATCGTCGCGGATCCCGCCATGATCCCGACCGCGGTCGAAGAGTTCCTGCGTGCCTACGCCATCGTGATCCCGGCCCGCAAGGTCATGAAAGACGTTGAGATACAGGGATGTCCGATGAAAGCCGGTGACATGGTGTGCATCCCGCTGAATGCCGCCACCCGCGACGACGCTGCGTTCCCGAACGCCTCGACTGTCGACATCACCCGAAAGCCGAACAACCACATCGGATTCGGCGCCGGACCGCACCGCTGCCTGGGCTCGCATCTGGCCCGCCGCGAACTCAAGATCGCCCTGGAGGAGTGGCACAAACGGATCCCCGACTACCGGCTCGCCGCTGGGGCCGACTTGACCGAAACGGGCGGCCAGTTGGGGATCGAAACGCTGCCGCTGGTCTGGGGGCGCTGA
- a CDS encoding CaiB/BaiF CoA-transferase family protein — protein sequence MQRPLDGVRVLEVAQFTFVPSAGAVLADWGADVIKVENPVTGDAQRGLVKVLGRAVTAPGSSFAPIMEAPNRGKRSVGLGLTTAEARPILEELIRRSDVFLTNYLPSVRAKLRIDVEDVRKINPDIIYVVGSGYGLDGPDRDTGAYDATAYWARGGSANGVTPADADRIAFMPSGAYGDNIGGLAIAGGVAAALYGRRVTGQPSVLDVSLLAVGAWATQFSVNLALLSGGHLPKIDTRTQAPGNPLTGNYRTGDGRFIQLSMLQPTRYWPEFCELMGCGEYANDQRFSSLESLAENAEAACDIVAHAIGSRTFDECVRRLKQGTGAWAAVQDGWDVGNDEALIANGRIVDIVDADGQPQKLVANPVRFDDAALSLTRAPQFAEHTDDVLRELGLDDDTLIELKVAGAIT from the coding sequence ATGCAGCGCCCGCTCGACGGCGTCCGCGTCCTGGAAGTCGCTCAGTTCACTTTCGTCCCCTCCGCGGGCGCCGTCCTGGCCGACTGGGGTGCTGACGTCATCAAAGTCGAAAACCCCGTCACCGGCGACGCTCAGCGCGGACTGGTCAAGGTCCTCGGTCGCGCGGTGACCGCCCCCGGATCGTCGTTCGCACCCATCATGGAGGCACCCAACCGCGGTAAGCGCAGCGTCGGCCTGGGACTGACCACCGCCGAGGCGCGGCCCATCCTCGAGGAGCTGATCCGCCGAAGCGATGTGTTCCTGACCAACTATCTGCCCAGTGTCCGGGCCAAGCTGCGCATCGACGTCGAGGACGTCCGCAAGATCAATCCCGACATTATCTATGTCGTGGGCAGTGGATACGGCTTGGACGGGCCCGATCGCGATACCGGTGCCTACGACGCGACGGCGTACTGGGCGCGCGGCGGCAGTGCCAACGGCGTGACGCCCGCCGATGCCGACAGGATCGCCTTCATGCCGTCGGGTGCCTACGGCGACAACATCGGCGGACTGGCCATCGCCGGCGGGGTCGCGGCCGCGCTATACGGCAGGCGGGTCACCGGGCAGCCATCGGTGCTCGATGTGTCGCTGCTGGCGGTGGGTGCCTGGGCGACTCAGTTCAGCGTGAACCTGGCCTTGCTCAGCGGTGGGCATCTCCCCAAGATCGACACCAGAACCCAGGCTCCCGGAAACCCGTTAACGGGCAACTACCGCACCGGTGACGGGCGGTTCATTCAGCTGTCGATGCTGCAGCCGACGCGGTACTGGCCCGAATTCTGCGAGCTAATGGGCTGCGGCGAATACGCCAACGACCAACGGTTCAGCTCGCTGGAATCATTGGCCGAAAACGCCGAGGCGGCCTGCGATATCGTCGCCCACGCGATCGGGTCGCGAACCTTCGACGAGTGTGTGCGGCGGCTCAAGCAGGGGACCGGCGCCTGGGCCGCGGTGCAGGATGGCTGGGATGTCGGCAACGACGAGGCGCTGATCGCCAACGGACGCATCGTCGACATCGTCGACGCCGACGGGCAGCCGCAGAAACTGGTCGCCAATCCGGTGAGGTTCGACGACGCGGCGCTGTCGCTGACCCGGGCGCCGCAGTTTGCCGAGCACACTGACGATGTGCTCCGCGAACTTGGCCTCGACGATGACACGCTCATCGAGTTGAAGGTCGCCGGCGCGATCACATGA
- a CDS encoding amidohydrolase family protein, which yields MPLQDNHQIVSVDDHLVEHPRVWQDRLPQKFREAGPRIIEQNGQHLWSYDGQVFPTIGLNAVAGKPREEWGIDPVRYEDMIPGCYDPVARIADMDLDGVQAALCFPSFPGFGGGTFIRAEDKELALLCVQAWNDFYIDEWCATAPERYIPLAILPVWDAAASVAEAQRVAAKGARTVSFPDSPVPLGLPSFHSDHWDDLWRVCSDAKMPVSLHFGSGSYVPGFSFSSMKPIAGQMQMPDAPFAVAITLFATNLMWTTVDLLFSGKLQQFPDLQFSLAEGGIGWVPYILERTDYVWERHRYYQPIDFDTRPSDLFRKHFWGCFIDDEHGLKNRHAIGVDRITLEIDFPHSDSTWPNSRKRAAEVLAEVPDDECALIVEENARRMLNFPRVPVREAVLSA from the coding sequence ATGCCGCTACAGGACAATCACCAGATCGTTTCGGTCGACGACCACCTCGTCGAACATCCCCGGGTGTGGCAGGACCGGCTGCCGCAGAAGTTTCGCGAGGCCGGCCCGCGGATCATCGAGCAAAACGGCCAGCACCTGTGGTCCTACGACGGTCAGGTCTTCCCGACCATCGGGCTCAATGCCGTGGCCGGCAAGCCGCGGGAGGAGTGGGGCATCGATCCGGTCCGCTATGAGGACATGATCCCGGGCTGTTACGACCCCGTCGCGCGGATCGCCGACATGGATCTCGACGGCGTGCAGGCCGCGCTGTGCTTCCCGTCGTTCCCCGGCTTCGGCGGGGGCACATTCATCCGCGCCGAGGACAAGGAGTTGGCGTTGCTCTGCGTTCAGGCCTGGAACGACTTCTATATCGACGAATGGTGTGCGACGGCACCCGAGCGCTACATCCCGCTCGCGATCCTGCCGGTATGGGATGCCGCCGCCTCGGTCGCCGAGGCGCAGCGGGTGGCCGCCAAGGGCGCACGCACGGTGTCCTTCCCCGACAGTCCGGTGCCGCTGGGCCTGCCGTCGTTCCACTCCGACCACTGGGACGACCTGTGGCGCGTGTGCTCCGATGCGAAGATGCCGGTGTCGCTGCACTTCGGCTCCGGGTCCTACGTCCCCGGCTTCTCGTTCTCCTCGATGAAACCGATAGCGGGCCAGATGCAGATGCCCGACGCGCCGTTCGCCGTCGCCATCACGCTGTTCGCCACCAACCTGATGTGGACGACCGTCGACCTGCTGTTCTCCGGCAAGCTGCAGCAGTTCCCGGACCTACAGTTCTCGCTCGCCGAAGGTGGCATCGGCTGGGTGCCCTACATCCTCGAGCGCACGGACTACGTGTGGGAGCGCCACCGCTACTACCAGCCGATCGACTTCGACACCCGCCCTTCGGACCTGTTCCGCAAGCACTTCTGGGGCTGCTTCATCGATGATGAGCACGGGTTGAAGAACCGGCACGCGATCGGCGTCGACCGCATCACCCTGGAGATCGACTTCCCGCATTCGGACTCCACCTGGCCGAACTCGCGCAAGCGTGCCGCCGAGGTACTCGCCGAGGTTCCCGACGACGAATGTGCACTGATCGTCGAGGAGAATGCCCGCCGGATGCTCAACTTCCCCCGGGTGCCGGTCCGGGAGGCGGTCCTGTCGGCCTAG
- a CDS encoding TetR/AcrR family transcriptional regulator has protein sequence MKSPQRVRRPGYAPTNPAVGRRGMHTREQIVARAGQLFVEHGYHGTSIDAIAKAVGGSRATIYQYFESKDDIFRELVRQCEPAVLEHAARLGRLSPDAAGMRSLHRWLTEWAQLYDKYAMVFLEFPGIGAIEGLPQTEAGAVSGQYADLITGKLRDAGISGIEPADAAAALLRIAHMVNLYRFRRMFGLSSAARTTDSLTVAMQLLLFPETPACDIAEVSSAPTGVAVGCGERSTPAAAVPDEPDPFSVSPIRQDVLSASSVLFNERGYYSVAMEDIAAAASVSRATLYRHFSTKVKILEELTGWAVLEGGHLSAELYELDRTGIDVDGLHSWLGHYVRFHRSYSGVIRAWYDGTLAQQLAGDAVVRGMGSFHVAVTALLDGVRLPPGVDRLVAAAVFLSVLGRMTELSISQRRNVSDYDTAGLMLLVLQRALLGDLEPAGRTPHPGPRRSH, from the coding sequence ATGAAAAGTCCGCAGCGGGTGCGCCGCCCGGGGTACGCGCCGACCAACCCCGCGGTCGGCCGCCGGGGTATGCACACCCGCGAGCAGATCGTAGCCCGCGCGGGACAGCTGTTCGTCGAACACGGCTACCACGGCACCTCGATCGATGCGATCGCCAAAGCCGTCGGCGGGTCGCGCGCCACGATCTATCAGTACTTCGAAAGCAAGGACGACATCTTCCGGGAACTGGTGCGCCAGTGCGAACCGGCGGTGCTCGAGCACGCCGCCCGGCTGGGGCGACTGAGCCCCGATGCCGCCGGTATGCGCAGCCTGCACCGGTGGCTGACCGAGTGGGCGCAGCTGTACGACAAGTACGCGATGGTGTTCCTGGAGTTCCCCGGCATCGGCGCGATCGAAGGCCTGCCCCAGACCGAGGCGGGCGCGGTGTCGGGGCAATACGCCGACCTGATCACCGGCAAGCTGCGCGACGCGGGGATCAGCGGCATCGAGCCTGCCGATGCTGCTGCCGCGCTGCTGCGCATCGCGCACATGGTCAACCTGTACCGGTTTCGCCGGATGTTCGGCCTATCCTCGGCCGCCCGCACCACGGACTCGCTGACCGTCGCGATGCAGTTGCTGCTCTTCCCCGAGACACCCGCCTGCGACATTGCCGAGGTGAGCTCGGCGCCGACAGGCGTCGCTGTCGGGTGCGGTGAGCGGTCGACACCGGCGGCTGCGGTGCCCGACGAGCCTGATCCGTTCAGTGTTTCGCCGATCCGTCAGGATGTGCTCTCGGCGAGTTCGGTGTTGTTCAACGAGCGCGGCTACTACTCGGTGGCGATGGAGGACATCGCCGCGGCGGCCTCGGTCAGCCGCGCGACGTTGTATCGGCATTTCAGCACCAAGGTCAAGATCCTCGAGGAGCTCACCGGCTGGGCGGTTCTGGAAGGCGGGCACCTGTCGGCGGAACTCTACGAACTGGACCGGACCGGCATCGACGTCGACGGGCTGCATTCCTGGCTGGGCCACTATGTACGTTTCCATCGCAGCTACAGCGGCGTCATCCGCGCCTGGTACGACGGGACCTTGGCCCAGCAGCTCGCCGGTGACGCGGTGGTCCGAGGCATGGGCAGCTTCCATGTTGCGGTCACCGCGCTGCTGGACGGCGTACGGTTACCGCCCGGCGTTGACCGGCTGGTCGCTGCCGCCGTGTTCTTGTCGGTGCTGGGCCGGATGACGGAGCTGTCGATCTCGCAGCGGCGCAACGTCAGCGACTACGACACGGCCGGCCTGATGTTGCTTGTGCTGCAACGCGCGCTGTTGGGTGACCTTGAGCCCGCGGGCCGCACCCCTCACCCCGGTCCACGTCGTAGCCATTGA
- a CDS encoding acyl-CoA synthetase: protein MQERSSPDGGAREKIDEDDHDLLTFGEAGERLRAEIAATAARVAELQRLGDRDALATATARLTALRAAAKRNAADPINDANFESFFGYPGKAKRTVPRPPASG from the coding sequence ATGCAGGAGAGGTCGTCGCCCGACGGTGGCGCCCGCGAAAAGATCGACGAAGACGACCACGACCTGCTCACGTTCGGGGAGGCCGGCGAACGACTGCGGGCGGAGATCGCAGCGACCGCCGCTCGCGTGGCTGAACTGCAGCGCCTCGGTGACCGCGACGCGTTGGCCACGGCGACGGCGAGGCTGACCGCATTGCGCGCGGCGGCCAAGCGCAATGCGGCTGACCCGATCAACGATGCCAACTTCGAGTCGTTCTTCGGTTATCCCGGCAAAGCCAAGCGCACCGTGCCGCGGCCGCCGGCCAGTGGCTGA
- a CDS encoding spirocyclase AveC family protein, with the protein MPIVGGLIIVLAVVDSVRRRRLTWGFLFLINSMLVYWMETIGDWGQELVYSPTFRTHHLLGWLPLKTPHDPLFMPFAYAVYWTVHALVVLWLGQLLAKTFGWSMLKAILVLAIPVNYAWDFFVEGIAAKMGWWTYDPGMGPVLRFANGGQITLLWTIGLMCFWPNLIAYWAGKPPVRGLNHFERFFRLERFTRPKPTPAQTGTGHMALSSAHAATATLAPAAQRRSKQQEYDDLLDYEVTIPRWKFELARFASWFVVFQVSFFVMLVAPLVLMRIITGNDSIYVP; encoded by the coding sequence ATGCCCATCGTCGGCGGTCTGATCATTGTCCTGGCAGTGGTTGACTCCGTCCGCCGGCGCCGGCTCACCTGGGGATTTCTGTTCCTGATCAACAGCATGCTGGTGTACTGGATGGAGACGATCGGCGACTGGGGTCAGGAACTGGTGTACAGCCCCACCTTCCGAACGCACCACCTGCTGGGCTGGCTTCCGCTGAAAACCCCCCACGATCCGCTGTTCATGCCGTTCGCTTACGCGGTGTATTGGACCGTGCACGCGTTGGTGGTGCTGTGGCTGGGCCAGTTGCTGGCCAAAACGTTCGGCTGGAGCATGCTCAAAGCGATTCTCGTGCTTGCGATCCCTGTCAACTACGCGTGGGACTTCTTCGTGGAAGGCATCGCCGCGAAGATGGGATGGTGGACTTACGACCCCGGGATGGGGCCGGTGCTCCGATTCGCCAACGGAGGGCAGATCACGCTGCTGTGGACCATCGGCCTGATGTGCTTCTGGCCCAATCTGATCGCCTACTGGGCCGGCAAGCCACCAGTGCGCGGGCTCAATCACTTCGAGCGCTTCTTTCGCCTCGAGCGATTCACCCGGCCCAAACCCACACCGGCGCAGACCGGCACGGGTCACATGGCGCTGAGCTCCGCCCACGCCGCTACGGCGACGTTGGCGCCGGCTGCTCAGCGCCGCAGTAAGCAGCAGGAATACGACGACCTACTGGACTACGAGGTCACCATCCCGCGCTGGAAGTTCGAACTTGCCCGTTTCGCGTCCTGGTTCGTCGTGTTCCAGGTCAGCTTCTTCGTCATGCTCGTCGCACCGCTGGTGCTGATGCGGATCATCACCGGCAACGACAGCATCTATGTTCCCTGA
- a CDS encoding TIGR03619 family F420-dependent LLM class oxidoreductase: MTLKFNLLFPMRAVKRWDRWSEGASIGEIAKLVEDAGFHGFSMSEHPYPDKDWLAHGGHHAFDPFVSLSFAAAATRTLRVITFVMVAGYRNPYLAAKAAASLDVLSGGRFTLGTAAGYLKSEFDALGAEFSRRGQLMDEAIEAWKRTWDGQEHLGGEFGVANHVALPLPRTPGGPPVWIGGNGGAARRRVVEVADGWIPMAASGEFAEITRARALEQIDVLADWIAEVNARRAERGRGAADVAFMPFEAALLAQGCDAFCSAVQAKLSAYAAAGVTWITLEPASRSLTDFRADIQTLSCLLGD, encoded by the coding sequence ATGACGTTGAAGTTCAACCTGCTGTTCCCCATGCGGGCGGTCAAGCGCTGGGACCGCTGGTCGGAAGGCGCAAGTATCGGTGAGATCGCCAAACTGGTCGAGGACGCGGGATTCCACGGGTTTTCCATGAGCGAGCATCCATACCCGGACAAGGACTGGCTCGCCCACGGGGGCCACCACGCCTTCGACCCGTTCGTCTCACTGAGCTTCGCCGCGGCGGCCACCCGAACACTGCGCGTCATCACCTTTGTGATGGTCGCTGGCTACCGCAATCCGTACCTGGCCGCCAAGGCCGCGGCCAGCCTGGACGTGCTCTCCGGCGGTCGATTCACCCTCGGCACGGCTGCGGGATACCTCAAGAGCGAATTCGACGCGCTCGGAGCGGAATTCTCCCGTCGTGGCCAGCTGATGGACGAGGCGATCGAGGCCTGGAAACGCACCTGGGACGGCCAAGAGCACCTGGGAGGGGAGTTCGGCGTGGCCAATCATGTCGCTCTCCCGTTACCCCGCACACCGGGCGGACCCCCGGTCTGGATCGGAGGTAACGGCGGGGCTGCGCGCCGGCGGGTGGTCGAGGTCGCCGACGGCTGGATTCCGATGGCTGCCTCAGGGGAGTTCGCTGAGATCACCCGCGCCCGCGCGCTCGAACAGATCGATGTGCTGGCCGACTGGATCGCCGAGGTGAACGCACGGCGCGCCGAACGCGGCCGCGGGGCCGCCGATGTGGCGTTCATGCCGTTTGAGGCCGCTCTGCTTGCGCAGGGATGCGACGCGTTCTGCTCGGCAGTGCAGGCCAAACTGTCGGCCTACGCCGCCGCCGGGGTCACATGGATCACCCTCGAGCCGGCCAGCAGGAGCCTGACCGACTTCCGCGCCGACATCCAGACGCTGTCCTGCCTCCTCGGCGACTGA
- a CDS encoding enoyl-CoA hydratase/isomerase family protein, producing MTDLGALETIEFDVADYVATVTLNRPGQLNSFNEQMATEMAAVWATVRDDDDIRVAVLRANGDRAFCTGIDVSKGPWWYHKPIFNQEDPGTMLGPKAYKVWKPVIGALHGMVAGGAMYFVNECDFAICAQSTEFFDPHANAGVVSALEPMGMLALGLPYGDVMRWALLGSEERIAAQTALRIGLVTEVVSDDQLRSRAAELAAEIATRRPQTIQGTVRAMWEARDLPPSLAQRHGLYYTHIGNAGEGQTDSRVNKKAPRRR from the coding sequence ATGACAGATCTGGGCGCGCTGGAGACCATCGAGTTCGACGTGGCCGACTACGTCGCGACCGTCACGCTCAACCGACCAGGTCAACTCAATAGCTTCAACGAGCAGATGGCCACCGAGATGGCGGCGGTGTGGGCCACCGTGCGCGATGACGACGACATCCGCGTTGCTGTGCTGCGCGCCAACGGCGATCGCGCGTTCTGCACCGGCATCGACGTGTCCAAGGGCCCGTGGTGGTATCACAAGCCGATCTTCAACCAAGAGGACCCGGGCACCATGCTCGGGCCCAAGGCATACAAGGTGTGGAAGCCCGTGATCGGCGCCCTGCACGGTATGGTCGCTGGTGGCGCAATGTATTTCGTCAACGAGTGTGACTTCGCCATCTGCGCGCAGTCGACCGAGTTCTTCGATCCCCATGCCAACGCCGGTGTCGTCTCCGCGCTGGAGCCCATGGGCATGCTCGCGCTCGGCCTACCCTACGGCGACGTGATGCGGTGGGCGCTGCTCGGCAGTGAGGAGCGGATCGCCGCCCAGACCGCGCTGCGGATCGGTCTGGTGACCGAGGTCGTGTCCGACGACCAATTACGAAGCCGCGCTGCCGAATTGGCGGCCGAGATCGCCACGCGGCGACCCCAGACCATCCAGGGCACGGTGCGGGCGATGTGGGAGGCGCGGGACCTGCCGCCCAGCCTCGCGCAGCGCCACGGTCTGTACTACACCCACATCGGCAACGCCGGCGAGGGCCAGACCGACTCCCGGGTCAACAAGAAGGCGCCGCGACGGCGATGA
- a CDS encoding TetR/AcrR family transcriptional regulator produces the protein MTAAQAERSDDGSVRVRLVRAADVEVDEHGVDGLRMEAVAQRAGVSRATAFRQLGSVSELLIQVALLRAERHIQAVDHLVRTKNGAFAKVEAALIYTARELPTDPAIVALIARHSASVHHPRVHESAVRVMGPVLEEGQRRGEIRTDVGLDDLIDFLVEQTYLAAEEADRSEAPVRKRFRQFIIPALEARGGVGGEFLSHAREVEQTVSAATEALENLSQWLRRGPG, from the coding sequence ATGACCGCAGCACAGGCCGAGCGCAGCGACGACGGCTCGGTTCGGGTGCGGCTCGTCCGGGCCGCCGACGTCGAAGTCGACGAGCACGGCGTCGACGGGCTGCGCATGGAAGCCGTCGCACAGCGGGCCGGCGTGTCCAGGGCCACCGCCTTCCGGCAGCTGGGCAGCGTCTCCGAGCTGCTGATCCAAGTGGCACTGCTGCGCGCCGAGCGTCACATCCAGGCCGTGGATCACCTGGTGCGCACCAAGAACGGGGCGTTCGCCAAGGTCGAGGCGGCGTTGATCTACACCGCCCGCGAGCTGCCCACCGATCCGGCCATCGTCGCCCTGATCGCCCGCCACTCGGCATCGGTCCACCACCCGCGCGTGCACGAGTCGGCAGTGCGGGTGATGGGCCCCGTGCTCGAGGAGGGCCAGCGGCGCGGCGAGATCCGCACCGATGTCGGGCTTGATGACCTGATCGATTTCCTCGTCGAGCAGACCTACCTGGCCGCCGAGGAGGCCGACCGCTCCGAAGCCCCTGTGCGTAAACGCTTCCGGCAGTTCATCATTCCAGCGCTGGAGGCCAGGGGCGGGGTAGGCGGTGAATTCCTCTCCCATGCCCGCGAGGTCGAACAAACGGTATCAGCGGCAACCGAGGCACTGGAGAACCTCAGTCAATGGCTACGACGTGGACCGGGGTGA
- a CDS encoding pyridoxamine 5'-phosphate oxidase family protein, with protein sequence MESRVLDQFGDLTDTCAFRPAVPALDRPHGEQQVELQRHRFLTAAMAAPGLGIDIGRRPDVPGSDRDALDIVNHIAILDNIGLGVPVIADNTAQPNPGTDLSPSAASPVITDFLSRHHRAFLFCRDSAGEPTGYAMRTVAYQGGDLLFATYTKSTKVRNIRARPGVACLVQSGPEQNASWVSVRGHAEIFLPARDEVDALMSSASSDARVPDAVVATVRDRLISGKRCIIRVAVDEIVASNLAAAPGSSSDHATQ encoded by the coding sequence GTGGAATCCCGCGTCCTCGACCAGTTTGGCGATCTCACCGATACTTGCGCCTTCCGACCAGCGGTCCCAGCGCTTGACCGCCCGCATGGGGAACAGCAGGTTGAACTTCAACGTCATCGTTTCCTCACCGCCGCCATGGCCGCGCCGGGGTTGGGTATCGACATCGGCCGGCGCCCCGACGTTCCCGGCAGCGACCGGGACGCATTGGATATAGTCAACCATATAGCTATTTTGGACAACATCGGATTGGGAGTTCCCGTGATCGCGGACAACACCGCCCAGCCCAACCCCGGGACTGACTTGTCGCCCTCGGCTGCATCGCCGGTTATCACCGACTTCCTAAGCCGCCACCATCGCGCGTTTCTGTTCTGCCGGGACTCCGCAGGCGAACCCACGGGGTATGCGATGCGCACCGTCGCCTACCAGGGCGGTGATCTGCTCTTCGCCACGTACACGAAAAGCACCAAAGTCAGAAACATCCGCGCCCGGCCCGGGGTCGCCTGCCTCGTGCAGTCGGGGCCCGAGCAGAACGCGTCGTGGGTGTCGGTTCGTGGGCATGCCGAGATCTTTCTACCGGCGCGCGACGAAGTCGACGCCCTGATGTCCTCCGCTTCTTCCGATGCGCGAGTGCCCGACGCGGTGGTGGCGACGGTGAGGGACCGGCTGATCAGCGGGAAGCGCTGCATCATTCGGGTCGCTGTCGACGAGATTGTCGCGAGCAATCTGGCGGCGGCGCCTGGATCGAGCAGCGACCATGCAACGCAATGA
- a CDS encoding enoyl-CoA hydratase-related protein yields the protein MNGVTTHTDASVLRIVLDRPVKRNAVNTSMLRELAGAIATASTDAVRVVALSGAGQAFCAGGDLSGVDTEGAVIAANEVVQAITQLPKPVVAGVRGAAAGFGCSLALSCDLVIAARSAFFQLSFTKVGLMPDGGASALLPAAIGRARAARMALLAEKIPATDAFDWGMISHVVDDVAFDDEVESVLQALAAGPTASYGWTKRALTSATLPDLTGAQVLEAQGQQALTQTEDFRHRVRAFRRGPRPGK from the coding sequence ATGAACGGCGTTACTACGCACACCGACGCCTCGGTCCTGCGCATCGTGCTGGACCGGCCGGTCAAGCGCAACGCGGTGAACACGTCGATGCTGCGGGAGCTGGCCGGGGCGATCGCGACGGCGAGCACTGATGCGGTGCGCGTCGTCGCGCTCAGCGGTGCCGGCCAGGCGTTCTGCGCCGGCGGCGACCTGAGCGGGGTCGACACCGAGGGCGCGGTGATCGCGGCAAACGAGGTGGTCCAGGCGATCACGCAGCTACCGAAGCCGGTGGTGGCCGGGGTGCGCGGCGCAGCGGCAGGTTTCGGGTGTTCGCTGGCCTTGTCCTGCGACTTGGTGATAGCGGCGCGCTCGGCCTTCTTCCAACTGTCTTTCACCAAGGTCGGGCTGATGCCCGACGGTGGGGCGTCTGCGTTACTGCCCGCCGCGATCGGGCGGGCGCGCGCCGCCCGGATGGCCCTGCTGGCCGAAAAGATTCCGGCCACCGACGCGTTCGACTGGGGCATGATCAGTCACGTTGTCGACGACGTGGCATTCGACGACGAAGTGGAGTCGGTGCTGCAGGCCCTGGCGGCCGGACCGACAGCGTCATACGGATGGACCAAACGCGCACTGACGAGCGCGACACTGCCCGACCTGACAGGCGCCCAGGTACTGGAAGCGCAAGGGCAGCAGGCATTGACGCAGACCGAGGATTTCCGTCACCGTGTGCGGGCGTTTCGTCGCGGCCCGAGACCGGGCAAGTAA